The following DNA comes from Nocardioides panzhihuensis.
GATTGCCCCACAACGACGCGAGCAGAGCACTGTGCAGCCCCTCCTCTTCTGGGGCTGTGACGATGCCCGCGACCTGGTCCAGGTCCCGGTCCAGCTCGCCCGAGATGAGTTCAGCATCCTTCTGCGACTTGAACGGGTCGACACCAGCCCACGGACCGTCGCCGAAGTAGCCGGTGGCCTGCAACAGAAGCCGGTAGAAGTACGACTCCGCCCACAGGAACGGGACCTCGAGCCAAGGGCGACCGACGTACGGGGCCACCCAGGCCTCCCATGCGCTTCGGTCCGCGGACGGCTCGGTGAAGGGCGGCACAACGTCCCGGATCGCCCCACCGAGCTGGTCGAGATTGCGCTGGACCGCCGGCGGGTACGGGAGGCTCGATCGCACCTTCGCGATCAACTCGGGGTGACGTCGAGTCAGCACACCGTTGCCGAAGGAGTCGGGCTCCTTGGAGTCGATCTCCTCGGCGGTCATGCTCTGGCCGGTTCGCATCGTCGGGTCCTTCCGTCTCGGTCGAAGGTAGCGCACCGGCTGCTCACGTCCGACCGCAGAAGGAACCTCGGCCTCGAACGACGTGGAGCTGGCAGTGGCCGGGAGGTGAAGGCCCAGCGGCTCACATCTGCGATGATTCGGCCGTGAGCATCTCGACCCCGTCACGTACCAATGTCGTTGATCGGTTCTTCCAGATCAGTGCCCGCGGATCCACGGTCGGCCGCGAGGTCCGGGGCGGCGTGGTCACGTTCGTCACGATGGCCTACATCGTGGCGCTGAACCCGTTGATCCTGGGCTTCGCGGAAGACGTCAACGGTGACCTGCTCGGCGGCAACGGCGGCGACAACATCGCCGCGATCGCGGCCGGGACGGCGCTGGTGGCGGGCGTGATGACCATCCTGATGGGTCTTGTCGCCAACTACCCGATGGCGCTGGCCACCGGACTCGGGCTCAACGCGTTCGTCGCGTTCTCGATCGCGGGGCAGATGACCTGGGCCGATGCCATGGGGCTGGTGGTGATCGAGGGGCTGGTGATCCTCGTGCTGGTCCTGACCGGCTTCCGGGAGGCCGTCTTCCACGCCGTGCCGCGCGAACTCAAGACCGCGATCTCGGTCGGGATCGGCCTGTTCATCGCGGTGATCGGCTTCGTGGACGCTGGGTTCGTACGCCGCATCCCCGACGCCGCGAACACCACGGTCCCGGTGCAGCTGGGCCCGGCCGGGCAGCTCGCGGGCTGGCCGGTGCTGGTCTTCGTCATCGGTCTCGCCCTGGTCATCACCCTGTGGGTGCGCAAGGTGCGTGGCGCGATCCTGATCTCGATCGCCGTGACCACGGTCCTGGCCATCATCGTCGAGGCGATCGCCAAGCTCGGCGCGAGCAGCGCCGAGAACCCGACGGGATGGTCGCTCAACGTCCCGGCGCTGCCGGACAAGATCGTCGACTGGCCCTCCTTCGCCACGCTGGGCGAGTTCAATCTGCTCGGCTCCTTCGAGAACGTCGGCATCGTGACCGCGGTGCTGCTGATCTTCACGCTCATGCTCGCCGACTTCTTCGACACGATGGGCACGATGACCGCGATCGGCTCCGAGGCCGGGCTGCTGCAGAAGGACGGCACCCCGCCGCGTACGCGCTCGATCCTGGTCGTCGACTCGCTGGCCGCCGCGGCCGGCGGTGCCGGCGGTGTCTCCTCCAACACCTCCTATGTCGAGTCCGCCTCTGGCGTCGGTGAGGGCGCCCGCACCGGCCTGGCCGCGGTCGTCACCGGTGTGCTCTTCCTGCTCACCACCTTCCTGGCTCCCCTCGTCACCGTCATCCCGTCGGAGGCGGCGGTGCCCGCCCTGGTGCTGGTCGGCTTCTTGATGATGCAGCAGGTCAAGGACATCAACTGGAGCGATCCGGGCATCGCCATCCCGGCGTTCCTGACGATCGTGCTGATGCCGTTCACCTACTCGATCTCGGTCGGCATCGGTGCCGGCTTCCTCGCCTACGTGCTCATCAAGATCGTCCGCGGCGAGGCGAAGAAGCTGCACCCGCTGATGTGGCTGGTGGCGGTGCTGTTCGCCGTCTACTTCGCGATCCACCCGATCTCGAGCTGGCTGGGCTGACGGTTGCGGGCAGATGCTGGACCGTTCAGCCCAGCATGTCCTTGACGAGCGGTACGACCCGGGTGCCGTAGAGCTCGATCGAGCCCATCAGGTCCTCGTGGCGCACACGGCCCTGGTCGTACTTCAGGTCGAACCGGTCGACGCCGAGCACCTTGATGGTGCCGGCCAGCTTCCGGGCGACCGTCTCGGGCGAACCGACATAGAGCGACCCGCCCTCGATCTCGCGCTCGAAGTCGCCGGCCGCCGGCGGCGGCCAGCCACGCTCGCGACCGATCTGGGTACGCATGGCCAGCCAGCCTTCGTAGACCGTCTCACGGGCCTGCTCGTCGGTCTCCGCGACGAACCCGGGTGAGTGGACGGCGACGCGTCGGCGCGGGACGCCGAACTCGTCCTGGGCGCGCTCGAAGAGGTCGATGTAGGGCGCGAACCGGTCGGCGGGCCCGCCGATGATGGCCAGGAAGAGGCCGAGGCCGTGACGGGCGGTGCGCACGACCGACTCCGGGCTCCCGCCGACCCCGACCCACGCGGTCAGACCGTTCTCGGTGCGGGGGAAGACCTCCTGGTCGGTGAGCGCCGCGCGGGTGCGACCCTCCCAGGTGACCTTCTCCTCCTTCATGAGGGCGGTGAGCAGCTCGAGCCGCTCCTCGAAGAGCTCCTCGTAGTCGGCGAGGTCGAAGCCGAACAACGGGAACGACTCGGTGAACGACCCGCGCCCGGCCACGATCTCCGCGCGACCGTTGGAGACCGCGTCGAGGGTGGCGAACCGCTCGTAGACCCGCACCGGGTCATCGGAGCTCAGCACGGTCACGGCGGAGCCGAGCCGCAGCCGCTCGGTCCGGGCCGCCACCGCGGCGAGCACCATCTCCGGGCTGGAGACCGCGAAGTCGCGGCGGTGGTGCTCCCCCACGCCGAAGAAGTCGAGCCCGACCCGATCGGCGAGCACACCCTCGTCGACGATGTTGCGGATCACCTGCGCATGGTGCTGCGGCTTGCCCTCGGCGTCGTGGGTGACCCCACCGAAGGTGTCCAGTCCGAACTCGATCTCAGTCATGTCGGTTGAAACCTCAACCAGTCGTGGCGCATTCCCAGGGCTGTGTCGGGATCGCCTCCTAGCGGCCGCGCCGATCCGTTGACTTCGAGTGCGCTCCAACTCCTAGCGTGCGCAGCATGACCTTCGAGAACCCTTCCCAGGACCCCACCTCCCGCGCAGTTCGCCAAGACCACGGTCGTGAGATCCTCGACGCGATCGACGGTGAGGCCGGTGCCCGAGTCATCGACGCCCTCGCCGACATCGCCCCGGAGCTGGGGCACCAGATCGTCGCCTGGGGGTTCGGCGAGATCTATGCCCGCCCCGGCCTGGAGCCGCGGGACCGTCAGCTCGTCACTCTCGGCATGCTCACCGCCCTGGGTGGCTGCGAACCCCAGCTCGAGGTGCACATCAACGCAGCCCTCAACGTAGGACTGACGCCCGAACAGATCATCGAGGCCTTCCTCCACTCCGCGGTCTACTGCGGCTTCCCCCGCGCCCTGAACGCCACCTTCACAGCCAAGAAGGTTTTCGCCGAACGCGGTCTGCTCCCCCTCAGCTGATCTCGGAGCGCTCTCTTCTCCGCTCTCTTCTCCGCTCACGCCGACGTGGTTCAGGCCGCGAGCCTGTGGTCGAGGAGTACGTCGCGCAGCACGAACTCGGCCCGGGACAGTGGCGGCGCGTCTGGTTGCCAGGTGTCGGGTGGTGGACTCACATAGGTGTGGCCGGTGGGTGTGATGGTGATGATGCTGCCGTCGGGTGCAGGTCTGGCTTGCCAGCCGAGGGCTTCCTTGGCTTGATTGCATCTTTCGCACAAGCCTTGAAGATTCGCGGCCTTGGTTTCGCCTCCGTCTGCGTGGCGCTGGGCGTGGTCGATGTTGCGGATGGGTGCGTCGCAGCCGTTGGTGCGGCAGATCCCGCCGTCGCGGGTGGTGATGAACTCGGCCAGGCCGTCGGGGGCTTTGCGGGAGCGAGACTCCATCGCCACTAGCTGTCCGGCCGGGTCGGTGAACAGGCGGCGGACGAAGACCTCGGCGTCGTTGAGTGCTTCACGGGCCCATGCTGCAGGGACGGGGCCATAGCCTTCGACCACGGCCGGCTCGTCACTGTCGTTGGTGAGGGCGTCGGCGGTCATCACGATCTTGACCTCGATCCGAGGCTTGGCGCCGTCGGTGGTGGTGCGGCCGGTGACGCGGTCGACGAGGGTGTCGGCCATGACCTGACCCCTCGTTCGTTCATCCCCAGCAGCCTGGGCAGCCTTGGCTGCCTGGTCGAGTGCAGCGTAGACGGCGACGCCGTCCTTGATCGGTAACAGGACACCGAGCCAGGTCATCGTGTCCGGTGCCGGCCGGACGCTGACCCGGCGGTCCTTCTCCGCGTTCGCGGCTCGCTTGACGACGGATTCCTGGTCGAGGGTGATCGCGAGTGTCTTGGCCGCGTTCTCGAGCTGTCGCAGCCCCATGGTCACCGCCGCAGGCGGTTCGCCGTCGGGGTCGAGGGCGCAGAGCTGGTAGTCGATGACTCGGCGGTCGTCTAGTGAGAGGCAGGCGGTCTCGCGGGCGAGGATGGTGGCTTGCCACTGCGAGAACAGGCCCGCTTTCATCAACGCGAAGGTGTGGGGCATCTCGGCGACCAAGATCTTCGCCAGCCCGAGCAGTTTGGCGCCCTTGGCCGGTGAGACCCGCCGGGCGAGCGCGATCTGGGAGGCGACGCCTTCGCTCAGCTTGCGGGAAGGGACCCCGGCCTCGGCCTGGCGTGCCCGGGTGGCTTCCTCGAGGCGTACGGCTGCTTCTGCTTGCACGGCCTCAGCGACGCACTTGATCTCTTCGAGCCGAGCGATCCAGTCGACGAGCTCGCCCTCGGACGCACCCAGGGGCGGCCCGGTGAGGAGCTGGTCGACGGTCTCGTTCATACGCCTCATTATATGCGGAACAGTACCGTAGCGCTACCTGTTTTTGCTGGTCAGACCCGATTTGCGCAGTCCGTGAACAAGTACCCTGGACCCCGCGCCACACTCTCGCCGCCGCCCCGATAATGGCGAAATCTTTCTCGATCAGGTGCCGAGTCAAGGACCGCGAAGCGGCCGGCGAAGCCGGCGGGCCGAAGGCCCGTCCTTGACGCGGCGACTGATCGAGAAACACTCGAAGAAAGGGTCGGCGGCGAACCCCGCAACGAAGAAACGGTCGCTTAGCGAGGTTTCCTCAAGGGAGGTCTCGACAAGCTCGACCCCCGAAGTCAGTCGATGTGGAAGTCGCTCACGTTGACATCCACAGCCACCACGTCGATGTCGAAGTAGTCCTCGACCGCCTCGATCACCTTGGTGCGGATGGTGACAGCGTTGGCCTTGACCTGGGTGCCGTAGGTGATCACGTAGGACACGGTGATGTTGGCGACATCGTCGGCGATGTCGACCACGGTGCCCTCGTCGTCGATGGCGTGTACGCCCTCGACCTTGGCCACGATGTGGTGGACCAGGCGCTCGACGAGACCCTCGCTCACGGTCGACTTGCCGCGCTCCTCGCGGGCGGCACGGGCGGCGCGCAGGACACCGGTCAGAGTCGAGTCGGCGGTCGGCTCCGGCTCGACGACCGGCTCCGGCGCGAAGCCGGGCGCGGGGGTCTCGGACACGATCTCCTCGGTCACGGTGTCGACGGCGTCGGCGACCTCATCGGCGGGCGCCTCGGTGGCGTCCTCGGTCGGCGCCTCGGTGGCGTCCTCGGTCGGCGCCTCGTCGACGATCACCTCGGTGTCGTCGACCTCGACCTCGGTCTCGGTCTCCATGGGCGCCTCCTCGACCACGTCGGTCGGTTCGCCAGCCGTCTCGGCCTCCTCGACCTCCTCGGCAGGCTCGTCAACAGCCTCAACGGTCATGTCGGCGTCCTCGGCCTCCACTTCGGTCGCCTCATCGGCCTCGGGAGCCAGGACGACGTCCTCGGTCTCCATCAGCGTCTCCTCGACGACAGCAGCCTCCTCGGCCGGCGCCTCGTCCTCGACGACGTCGACGATCTCCGCGTCGCCCTCGACCGACTCGGCCACGTCAGCAGCCTCGTCGACAACCTCGTCGGCCGGCTCGGCGTCGAGCTCCTCCGACTCGGCCAGGTCGGCCGACTCGACCGTCTCCTCGGGCTCGACGTCGGCCAGCTCGTCCTCCGCCTCACCGACGGTCTCCTCGGTCACCTCGGCGTCGGCCTCGACCGTTCCGGTCGCGTCGGCCGACGCGAAGGAATCGATGACCTCGACCTCGGACGACTCACCCTCGTCCGCGGTCACCGCGGCATCCTCAACCTCGGTCGGCTCCTCGGCAGCGACCTCCTCGTCGAGCGCCGCACCCTCCGGCTCGACGACGGTCTCCACGACCTCGTCGGACTCGATCGCGTCGGCGGGCACGAAGGTGTCCTCGGCGTCGACCTCGACCCCGTCAGGCTCGGTGATCTCAGCGACGTCCTCGGTCGCACCTTCGACGGCAACGTCCTCGGCAACGACCTCGTCCGCGGCGTCCGTCACCTCGGCGTCCGTCACCTCGGCGTCCGTCACCTCGGCGTCCGTCACCTCGGCGTCCGTCACCTCGGCGTCGATCGCGTCGACAACGGCCTCGGTCTCCGGCGCCTCGTCGACCGCCGTCTCCTCGACAGCGGGCTCCTCGGCAGTGGGCTCCTCGACAACGGGCTCCTCGACCTCCTCGGTGGTCTTGGCGACGGCGGCTTCGGCGTCGACGCCCTCGAGCGGCGCCTCGTCTACAGCCTCGACGGGCTCGGTCACGGCGACCTCACCGACGACGTCGCTGTCCACCTCGCCACTGATCTCGACCGTCTCGACGGCGAGCTCGGCCACCTCGGCAGCCGGGGCCTCCTCGGTGTCGGTGACGACGTGCTGGGGGTCGGAGAGCGGGTCGACCGCGGGGGCCTCGGAGATGGGCTCGATGACGGGCTCGGCGGTGGCCTCAGCAACCGGCTCGACGACCGGTTCGGCGACCGGCGAAGCCGGGGGCTCGGTGACGTACACGCTGGCCTCGGGGGCAGCCAGGCTCTCGCCGTAGCCGGGGGCGGAGACGTCGGTCGACTCGCCCTCCCCGGCCTTCGGCTGCTCGTTCTTGTGACGGTTGAAGATGCCGCTGATGAAGTCGGACATGGCTTCGCATTCCTTCGAGTGAGGGGAGGGTTGTTGGTCGAGCGCTCACAACTGGGCGTGATGCTAGGGCTGGCACGCAGTGAGTCGGGTCACGTGTCTTTGATTCCCTTGTCTTGTACCCCAACGGAGTCCGGGATGAGGAGTGCCTGTGTCAAACCTTCCGGGGACATTCGCCCACCGTTCAGCCAACGTCGGAGACCCACCGGAGCACGCGCTGTAGAACGACGGAGGAGCACGTACGTCACGACAGAAAGCCCGGGGAGAGACGATGAATCCACTGCTTCTCCCACTGGTCGCCGCACAGGCCGCGTACGTCAACCGGATCATCGGAAAAGAGCCTCGCCCGGAGGGTCCGACGAAGGGTTTCGTGCCGTGGCCGGCGGCCGAGGACGGATCCAGCCCGCTGCGGCTGCTGGTGATCGGCGATTCGTCCGCGTCGGGGCGTGGCGCGCCCACGCACGACCTCGCCTTCGCTGGTTCGATGGCGCGCGCGATCGCGCAGCGGACCGAGGGTCCGGTCGAGTGGCGGGCGTTCGGGAAGTACGGCGCGACCAGCGAGCGGATCCGGCACGGAATCCTGACGAAGGTCACCGGCGAGTGGGACCTCGCCGTGCTCCTGGTCGGCGTCAACGACATCCTGGCGCGCCGCTCGGTCGAGGCCTGGACACGCGATCTGACCGCGATCGTCGAGACCCTCCAGGAGCACGCCGCGCACACCGTGCTCCCAGGGATCCCTGAGTTCGACGCGTTCCCGTCACTCCCCCGCACGCTGCGGCGCTACCTCGCCGAGCGCGGGAAGGTGCTCGACGTGGCAGCGCGTCTGGTCTGCGCCGGACGTACGTCGGTGCAGTGGGTGAGCTCCGCCGACCTCGGTCCCGCGGAGCCGTCCTTCTTCGCCGCCGACGGCTTTCACGCCTCGCCGGCGGGCTATGAGCGCTGGGCCCAGGCGATCTGCGACCACCTCGACCTGTGACCGACCGACACCGATGTCACGGCACCACGAGCTGTGCGAGCGGCACATGGTGCTGGCCCGCATGGACGTCGCGGTCGCGCAGCGAACCCTGCGAGAAGGGGCGCGGGTAGGAGATCTTCACGACGTTGAGCGACGGGATCCGGAAGATCTGGACCGACCCGGCGTCGACCCGGTAGAGATCGGCGACGACGGTCTCGTCCAGGAACGTCTCGTCGGCGGCGATCCGGTAGCCGTCGGCGTCGCGCATGAACAGCTCCATCGTGATCCAGAACGGCCCGGCGTTCTTGGAGCGGACCTCGATCGCGAGGTCCCCCAGGGTGGTCTCAGCCATGGTGCTTCTCTCCCATCTCGGTGCGGAACATCGCGGTCGGTGTCAGGCTGTCGACGGCGTGGTTGAGGACGAACTCGTACGCGGCCCCTCGCTCGACCTCCGCGGGCGAGCCTGGGAACGCCAGGCTGGGCAGGTAGTCCATGTCCTGGGCCGGCAGGTGCAGCATCAACGGGTTGGCGACCTTGGCGACCGCGGTGGCCAAGGCCTGGTCGGCGGCGCGGACGAGCAGCATCACCCCGACCTCGCGCGGCGGCTCGGTGGATGGGTCCAGGTCGCCGAGGACGGCGTTGTAGCCGTAGAGGCGCAGGTCGTAGGCGTAGTCCTCGCCGGTCAGGCCGAGGGTCTGCTCGACCCGGTGGGTGAGGACGGCATGCATCAGCGAGGCCCAGCCCTCGATGTCCGCGAGGATCAGCGGGTCTCGGATCGCGGAGAACGACATCGTCTCGTAGCCGGTGATCCGGGCGCCCTCGAGCTTGATGGTGTGCTGCTCCGCGTGGTGGAACAACGACCCCTCGACACGCACCCGGCGCTCGTCGAGCGCCGTGTAGACGGCGTCACGCACATCCAGAGTGCCGTCCGGCTCCCGCATCTGAAACGGGTTCGCCGTCTCGTACAGCATGTGGGCGGCCACCGAGATCGGCGTGCACGCGGCACTCTCGTCGAGCGGCTCGATCGTGAATCCGGTCCGATCGATGGTCGCGAAGACTCCGCCCGTCCTCGGGTTGGTCGTGCACTGGCCGCCGCACTCGACGATCTTGGCCGCATGCCAGGTCGGCCCGGCGGGCATCCCCTTCAGCAACGCGTACGCTGCGGCGTTGGCCGTGTCGGTGGCCCGCCCGGCCAAGACCACCTGAGCCCCGGACGAGAGCGCTTCGGCGATCGGCTCGTGACCCATCATGGCGACGATATGGGTGCAGTCCTCGAGGGTCGCGACGTCCAGGTCGCCCAGCGGCGGCAGCGGACGGATCCGGCCGGCCTCGAGCGGGTTCTTCAGGTCGGCCGCGCGCTGCTCGCTGTAGATCCGCGCGACCTTCATCGACAGACCCTCCTCGGCGAGCAGGTCGGCGACGATCCCGGCAACCCAGTCGACACCGTCGTCGGTGCCGCTCGTGCCGCAGGAGCCGACGATGAGCGGGATCCCGGCCCCGGCCGCTGCCCGGAGCAGCAGCCGCAGGTCACGAGAGACCGCCGCAGCCGTCGTCTTCGGCTTCGAGGCCCCCAGGTAGTGAGGGCCCGAGTCGGTGGAGCCACCGTCGACGGCGATCACGTCTGCCCCCAACGCGATCCCGCGGGTGATCGTCTCCTCCGGGAATCCGGCACCCAGCATCCCGCTGGGCACCATGATGCTGACGGATTCAACGTTGTCGCTGGTCATCTGCTGTTTCTCTCCTCGATCAGGTGGGCGTTGACGGCAAGTTCCGGTAGGCCCGCGAGCGCGTCGAGCGCGACTCCGGACCGCACATGGTCGGTCGTGATCAGGATCCGCGCCATCGCCCTCACACCACCCTCTCGGCGTCGCCGCGCCGCTGGCTGCGGTCGATCCACACCACGATCGCGACCGCGACCGCCGCGACGACCGCGATGTCGAGCAGCATCGTCGGCCAGCCCAGGATGTCGACCGCTCCGCCGATCAGGGCCGGACCGAGGAAGGCACCGCTCTGCCACGCCACCGCATAGAGCGCGGCGTACGTCCCGAAGACCCGCGCCGACGGCGCCAGGTTCCACAGCACGACGACGGCGTTGACCAGGAAGGCCGAGGCACCGGCTGCGCCGATGCAGAGCGCCACGACGGTGCCTGTCGGAGTCTGCACCACCGTGCCGAGGACCATGGCGGACGCGAAGACCGTCATGCCGCCGATCATCGTGCGCAGCCGGCCGAAGCGCTCGGCGAGCAGCGCCGACGGGTAGGCGGCGAGCAGGAACGCGACCCCGCTCGGCAGGGTGAGCCCGCCCGCATCGCCGCGCGACATCCCGAGGGTCTCCATGCCGTAGGGCGTGACCAGAGCACGGGAGCCGGCCCAAGCGCTACCGAAGA
Coding sequences within:
- a CDS encoding solute carrier family 23 protein, which translates into the protein MSISTPSRTNVVDRFFQISARGSTVGREVRGGVVTFVTMAYIVALNPLILGFAEDVNGDLLGGNGGDNIAAIAAGTALVAGVMTILMGLVANYPMALATGLGLNAFVAFSIAGQMTWADAMGLVVIEGLVILVLVLTGFREAVFHAVPRELKTAISVGIGLFIAVIGFVDAGFVRRIPDAANTTVPVQLGPAGQLAGWPVLVFVIGLALVITLWVRKVRGAILISIAVTTVLAIIVEAIAKLGASSAENPTGWSLNVPALPDKIVDWPSFATLGEFNLLGSFENVGIVTAVLLIFTLMLADFFDTMGTMTAIGSEAGLLQKDGTPPRTRSILVVDSLAAAAGGAGGVSSNTSYVESASGVGEGARTGLAAVVTGVLFLLTTFLAPLVTVIPSEAAVPALVLVGFLMMQQVKDINWSDPGIAIPAFLTIVLMPFTYSISVGIGAGFLAYVLIKIVRGEAKKLHPLMWLVAVLFAVYFAIHPISSWLG
- a CDS encoding DUF4387 domain-containing protein, with translation MAETTLGDLAIEVRSKNAGPFWITMELFMRDADGYRIAADETFLDETVVADLYRVDAGSVQIFRIPSLNVVKISYPRPFSQGSLRDRDVHAGQHHVPLAQLVVP
- a CDS encoding carboxymuconolactone decarboxylase family protein, whose amino-acid sequence is MTFENPSQDPTSRAVRQDHGREILDAIDGEAGARVIDALADIAPELGHQIVAWGFGEIYARPGLEPRDRQLVTLGMLTALGGCEPQLEVHINAALNVGLTPEQIIEAFLHSAVYCGFPRALNATFTAKKVFAERGLLPLS
- a CDS encoding acyclic terpene utilization AtuA family protein; amino-acid sequence: MTSDNVESVSIMVPSGMLGAGFPEETITRGIALGADVIAVDGGSTDSGPHYLGASKPKTTAAAVSRDLRLLLRAAAGAGIPLIVGSCGTSGTDDGVDWVAGIVADLLAEEGLSMKVARIYSEQRAADLKNPLEAGRIRPLPPLGDLDVATLEDCTHIVAMMGHEPIAEALSSGAQVVLAGRATDTANAAAYALLKGMPAGPTWHAAKIVECGGQCTTNPRTGGVFATIDRTGFTIEPLDESAACTPISVAAHMLYETANPFQMREPDGTLDVRDAVYTALDERRVRVEGSLFHHAEQHTIKLEGARITGYETMSFSAIRDPLILADIEGWASLMHAVLTHRVEQTLGLTGEDYAYDLRLYGYNAVLGDLDPSTEPPREVGVMLLVRAADQALATAVAKVANPLMLHLPAQDMDYLPSLAFPGSPAEVERGAAYEFVLNHAVDSLTPTAMFRTEMGEKHHG
- a CDS encoding SGNH/GDSL hydrolase family protein, with amino-acid sequence MNPLLLPLVAAQAAYVNRIIGKEPRPEGPTKGFVPWPAAEDGSSPLRLLVIGDSSASGRGAPTHDLAFAGSMARAIAQRTEGPVEWRAFGKYGATSERIRHGILTKVTGEWDLAVLLVGVNDILARRSVEAWTRDLTAIVETLQEHAAHTVLPGIPEFDAFPSLPRTLRRYLAERGKVLDVAARLVCAGRTSVQWVSSADLGPAEPSFFAADGFHASPAGYERWAQAICDHLDL
- a CDS encoding LLM class flavin-dependent oxidoreductase, producing MTEIEFGLDTFGGVTHDAEGKPQHHAQVIRNIVDEGVLADRVGLDFFGVGEHHRRDFAVSSPEMVLAAVAARTERLRLGSAVTVLSSDDPVRVYERFATLDAVSNGRAEIVAGRGSFTESFPLFGFDLADYEELFEERLELLTALMKEEKVTWEGRTRAALTDQEVFPRTENGLTAWVGVGGSPESVVRTARHGLGLFLAIIGGPADRFAPYIDLFERAQDEFGVPRRRVAVHSPGFVAETDEQARETVYEGWLAMRTQIGRERGWPPPAAGDFEREIEGGSLYVGSPETVARKLAGTIKVLGVDRFDLKYDQGRVRHEDLMGSIELYGTRVVPLVKDMLG
- a CDS encoding HNH endonuclease, yielding MNETVDQLLTGPPLGASEGELVDWIARLEEIKCVAEAVQAEAAVRLEEATRARQAEAGVPSRKLSEGVASQIALARRVSPAKGAKLLGLAKILVAEMPHTFALMKAGLFSQWQATILARETACLSLDDRRVIDYQLCALDPDGEPPAAVTMGLRQLENAAKTLAITLDQESVVKRAANAEKDRRVSVRPAPDTMTWLGVLLPIKDGVAVYAALDQAAKAAQAAGDERTRGQVMADTLVDRVTGRTTTDGAKPRIEVKIVMTADALTNDSDEPAVVEGYGPVPAAWAREALNDAEVFVRRLFTDPAGQLVAMESRSRKAPDGLAEFITTRDGGICRTNGCDAPIRNIDHAQRHADGGETKAANLQGLCERCNQAKEALGWQARPAPDGSIITITPTGHTYVSPPPDTWQPDAPPLSRAEFVLRDVLLDHRLAA